The genomic stretch TATGGCACTTACAGCActtattttatgtatttgtttattgacatggacatacagtaatGTTGGGTGCTGTAACATTTCATCATGCACAAGTCCCAGATTAACTGCTCTGTAGTGTTTATATCAAAATGCTAATTttcaacacctgtccacaggaggctttttgTACGAGTATTATGGCCAcgtttaagaaaaagaaaaatctaaaatttGGAGATTTaagtcgtacatttacaagaataatgTCGTTAATTTACGATATTAATTGGtaaattgatttaaattcaGCGATGGTTAAATTATTATTCTGAAAGTGTCAGAAGAGCAGCTGCGTGAAAACGATGAAATTAGAATCCTCAAAGACATTAAGTCTGCCGCAAAAGAGACTatttcctccaagtcagtgtggatCTTTCTTCGgaaaaaagccacagtttctttcAGTGTCTTTTTAGGCTCCTGATACTTATGtcatgtgatgatgatgtgctaAAAGAATGTGAAGGTTCATATCTTCAAGTTGAAACTCTTTTCGTCCACTCTATTAGCTACAACAAGACTTGAGACTAAAACAAGTCGTGGGACAGTAAGGTCAATATGTTAATTCTTTGGGGACCATGAATGTTGAGAGATATTTTAGCAGTCCATGTTTGAACCTCATTCCTTGAACCGACCGCTTGTTAAACTATAAACTACAGTAGATGCAGACTCTGTCTTCACCCTTTCAGTAGCTTTTCTCACTTCTTCAATATTTCATTTCACATAAATACGACTTTCTTTACTACTGCAGGGGACATAACACACCACTGCTACTTTTATTCGCTCAAACGAATGCGATCACCTTTGTAAACTATCAGACAGCATTACTGAATGCAGTCGGGTTACGGCAGTGAAGTTGTATTTTCGGTGCAAACCGTACTCATCCTCCACATCTTACTCTGACCATAGTCAGCCTCATCGAGGGCGTTTCCCCCCATGTGTTGAAATGGGTCAACATAAAGATAAAGACCAACAGGTGATTTTTAAAGTAACCGTTTCAGTGAGCTATCAAGATGATAAGTTGTTCACTGAGGTAAGTGAAACCTGCTACATGTCCATCATGTTGCACCTGAGACGAGGGAGGCTCCCCCTGACGTCTCACCATGACTGCTTCTGTTGTCCCTTTGTCAGTGACATGAGGggttttcagaccaaacagttctggctatttgaagaggaactatcctcTAGGGAGCTCCCTGAGAATGACACAGCATGGGGGCGTTTTTCCTGTCTGCATTCGCACCGCCATGGTACCTACTCCAGCTAAAAAGAGTCCTCTAAACAGGGTTTCAGAAACTAAAATACAGTAGTTCAGAGTTCCTGCGGTGTTGAATCAGTTAAAAAGGGGGGAGGGTTTGAACAGTTCCTAAAGCTGTGAAAAAGTTCCTGAGCTTTTTTAGTGTTGCTTAAgtcctcctctttgtcattTACATTGACAGCTGATGTTGTCTCAATGTCTCCATTAAGTGCTCATCTTGTCTTGTCTGAAGTGGTCGTGAAGTTATTGTTTCTATAACTTAAAAACCCaggaaaaggaaacatttaacTGAGTCCAACAAACATCTAAACAAGAACTAGTGAAAATGCGTTAAACAGGACGTACCAGAAGAAACCTTTTGCACCATTAAAACTTTTCTTTACAGTGCTGACCAGTCTTGGTCTGGAATTCAGGCATCTGTTGGCCGTTCCATTGGGTGGGCCATAAATTTGACGctactggacttggttgaagatcttgaaaacgtttcacctctcctttgaaaggcttcttcagttctaaactttcTGGTAGACGAAGCTAGAAATTGAAGCTTCTGTGgattgttagcatgctaatgatcaagGATGACTCACATGAGAGTCCTTAGCTTTGGAACAGCTCTTAAAACAATTGTTACTAAATTTAAACATAATGAATGCTGCCTGTAGCCTAAAAAAGAGCAGGTTCTGTAGAGGTACTTTTCATTGTCAACCTTCATCCCCTTTTAAATTGATTTGTCTGTAATGGGCCGGTCCAGGCAAAAATAGTAAAAGGCTCAATTTGTCCCAGCCCAACACTGGTGCCAGCTTTCGCTCGATCGAAGAGTTTCTAGCACCAATTTGCTGTGCTTGCTAGCTTGTTGGCAGTTAGCTTGCAAAACACAGTAGAATACCGAATAATCCTGTAAGCATGAAAAATGATGAGATCTATGGAGCAATAAAGAGGCACCTACCTTCAGTCATTCTGGGTTTGACTGAAATGCAGCATCTTGTTGCCACCACTTCACCCACAACAGTGTAAAGCTCCCTGTTCTCTTCTGGACTTTGGTTCAAATTTGCACTTTATTTGGAAATGGAAAAAGTCATTTTACAAAAGCTGGAGTTTTGCTAAAGAGGAGGCACGTTGAAGTTATTTTTCCACATTGACTCTTTGGATGGGTCGTCCTAAACATTGGCGACCATGTTTAGGACTTCAACAAATCTTTATCAAATCTTGAGTTCAGCGTTGTACTCATTCGatgctttgtttgtctttcgGTCCTCACAGGGACTTGGTGTCGAGCACACGCACTGTCAGCGCCACCACCACTCCTTCCAGAAACTTCTTCTCTACATTCCTACCGCAGGCCAAACGCACTCCTGGGAAACCTCCTCAGGTCATCACGGTGTCCTCCCCGAGCCAGGTAGCAGTGGGCAGGAAGGACCTGCCAACCAATCCAGTGAGAGCTAATTCCAGTATAACAACAAAGCAGGATTGAAAACATACTCAACTCAAACCATGTGTCTGATGGAAATATGACCAAAGTAGCTTCTGTACCTACAATAAATTTGTGTTTTCTAGCCTGCAAAATCAAAAGACGTGGTCCAATCTAAGGAGGTGAAGCCGGTGTCGAGCCAGGCATCAACCAGTGACCCTGTGAGCTCCCAGTCCCAACAGTCCACAAACCAGTCAACGAACCAGCAGGCACACCCGAGACACAAGAGAATCCAGGACCAcgagaaagagaggaaggagctTTTCTCTAAACCGCTGTCACAGGTACCTAAAGGCCGGGTCACTTACGTTTTATTGATTTCAGATACAGAATTTACCGTAGTTCAGTGTTGATATTGATGTAgtctttattgttgtttgtttctgtttttttttatttactgatttTACTGTAGAGACAGCTATACGAATGCAGCACTGGAGTCCAAGACCAATATCCCCAAGGGGACAGAAAATACATTGTATTGCATTGCGTCGTACCGTATCATCATTTTTCAGGAAAAGCTGAACATTTTGGgaacaaatgtttaatatttcctGACACTGATAATAAAAAGCTAATACGACTTCACCCagtagttagcttagcttagcgtTTAGACTGGGAGCAGGTAGGAACCGTTAGCTTTGTTCCCTCTAAagtaaaaaatacataaatacttCTTGAACATTTCCAAATGTCTCCAATTACAACGTCTTTTATTCCAcaacagaaactttaaaataattgtgCTGTTTTATTGGAAATATCTTGGCAGAGTATCTTACTTGCTCCTGAGTGCGTTCTACCAAGTTACACCGCTTGAAGAAATCAGTTATAGCCTGAAACTGGAAAATAAGTGTTAGCATCTTAACAAGCTAACTTTGGCCGCCATTTCCAGCATTTTCACCAACATCCATGTTTTGTCCTCCAGGCACCAGAGAagaagggggagggaggggaggtaGAGCCTGTCGCAGAATCCACCAGCGAACCTCCAGAGTCCTCCAGCACCAAGAGCTCTGGAGGAGGAGCGGAGGGAGGAGGCCTGTCAACAGAACAGCCTTTTATCAAACTCAGCCAGGAGGAGTACGGAGAGCACCACTCCTCCATCATGCACTGCAGGTTTGACATTATCCCGGTTTGTCTCATTATATATCACAACGAcaatatttctatttctatattTCATCAACcgattcttcttctgtgtttcaggGTCGATAGTTCAGGTCGTCGGGTTGCCAGTTTGGACGTAGACGGAGTCATCAAGGTGAATCAGCATCGTCTATTGTTGGAGTTAGAGATATAAAAACGTTCATATTATTCctactgtgcataacttctcaTTCTCATTAATCTTTCACTTCCTCCTCAGGTGTGGTCCTTCAACCCCATCATGCAGACCAAAGCCACCATCATGTCCAagtctcctctgctgtctctgGAGTGGGCCACCAAACCTGACAGACTGGTACGAACAAGCGGCAGACGTCATGTTATTAGGGCCTTTGTCCACAGACAGCAACTTTTAACAGTGGCAGGTCTCACAGCCTCAGTTGTTGCTAGGTTACCCTTCACCTCTCTCTGTAATGACCATTAGGTAgttcttttttaaatagctCCGTGTGTGCTTTATATCTGCTTTTATTTAAGGATcgatcaccaagaaaacatgaaaaaaagaaggtagATGAATCATGTCCAGGTATCAGTAGCAGCTCTACACCTTTactaaaagtgtgtgtgtgtatttgtgtttgtgtgtgtgtgtgtgtgcagttacTACTCGGCAGTGGGGTCGGCACAGTGCGACTCTATGACACAGATGCCAAGAAGAATCTCTACGAAATGAACATCGATGAAACTCACCCACGGtaaacctgtctgtctgtctctctgtgtgtgtgtctgtctgtctctctgtctgtctgtctgtctgactctctgtctgtgtgtctgtctgtctgattctctgtctgtctgtctgtctgtaaactgGTATCATCTCATGTCTGTGAGTTAGAGGAGGCCAGTTCCAGTATTTTTTAATCTTAgcacaatatttacatttttgaaaaagtaacagtgaataactcaaagaCTTTGTCAAATGCAACACGCTATGATGATATTTGACGTTGCTCTACACATCCTGACACCTGTGcgtctccctctgtgtctgtcaGAATCTTGTCTTTAGCCTGCAGTCCCAGCGGCTCGTCGTTTGTCTGCTCAGCTGCAGCTGTCAGCCGCTCCGGGAGCCTGGAGACCGTCCCTCGACTTCCTTTACCGGTGTCAGGACAGCTGCTGCTGTGGGACACAAAGACGGTCAAACAACAGGTAAGTAAGACAGCAATTTAAAAGACATGAACCTCACCAAGACCATAAAACTAAGTCCATGTCACGCTTAACAAGAATATCATCACACTACAACACTCTTTCTTTCACACTCAGTTTCATGAAGCTCTTTGAGACTACTTCAGTTTGCCTTTCAGAGTTTCTTATTAAGCAAACAGGTCAGTTAAGTCAGCGGTCTTAGCCCCCCTTTCAAACATAGTTTATTTAAAAGCCTTCCCTGATTCagcaaactttatttgtatcttcttcacaatatttgtatttgcccattgtgtttttaatttctttgtaTTCACACCCTAAAGTCCCCATGAACTTAAAGAGTATCTTacgctgcattcatgtggtgttggAAAAATCAGTTTCCGAGTTtgaaaatgcacatgaacatctgctcaagtcggaacaacaagtCGGAAACTTGTGAAAGAATAAACTGCCCGACTTGGCGGCATATCAGTAATCACATGGGGGGAGAAATATGTTAAGATACTTTTGATTAATTCacatattgcacatcaactttttgctcaactataacttgtaacagagacattcGTAGCACTCACAGCTTCTTCGTAGCATCATCGCtgtttgatttggttgtgagaACATTCAGAACCGAAATCAAGTGAACACATTGAAGttggaagaacgacttcccaactcagAGACTGGGACcgtccgaggagcacctgaatgcagcataactgCCTTGTTGCGATGTATTTCCAACTGAAACGGGacagaaccaatcacaagatagaaggcggGACAAAACTTTCCAATTAATTCAATTTGATCGTCAGCTTCAGCAAAGCTTTTTGATTGGTCGATAATGAACccccctgagtgcaggatgagtcatgagacatttgaaatgttttacaagaAGAGAAATGATGATGTTGTGTTCGCTGTAGCTGTGGGATGTTCATggttctgtctgtctctcaggtcCAGTTCTCTTTGGAGCCTGAACCAGTAGCTATAAACTGCACCGCCTTCAACCACAACGGAAACCTGCTGGTGACCGGAGCAGCTGACGGATGCATCCGACTGTTCGGTCAGTGACTTTCAGCAACTAAGATTATTCTCAAAAGTGGATTTATCAAGTTGACTATTTAGAATGACTTACAATGTCGTATCTGAGAAGTAACTTGGCTACAGTCAGCTCTGAGTTCATTTTCATCAGGGGTGGGggagcagagagaatcactcccatgattccccgccaccTCAAcgtcatgtttttgttattgttttgattgagagccccctggtggccgaACTTACAGACTGTGCCTTTAATTCTCTCTGCAGATATGCAGCGTTATGAGAGCGCTATGAGCTGGAGAGCTCATGACGGGGAGGTGTACAGTGTGGAGTTCAGCTATGATGAAAACACCGTCTTCAGCATCGGAGAGGACGGAAAGGTCTGTGCGCCAAGACACCCCAACATTTGAAGCGCTGTGTCATGTTGTATGTTTTGGAAAGACAACACCATAgcagtttttaaataaagaaaatcaacgtgtgtttgtgtttttagttcATCCAGTGGAACATCCATCGGTGTGGCGTGAAGCAGTCAGAGCAGGCGTTACCTCAGGACGCCACGGGGCCCTTCGTCCTGTCAGGTTACAGCGGATACAAACAGGTGAGCAGTGTTTCTATGGAAACGATACAAAGTTCATCCCACAGTCTCCTGTAGTTAAGCACTACAAATGTTACAGTTTTATTAATGACCTAGTTTGGTGGTTCCTCGGAGCCTCCCCCCACTGGTATCCAggaaaatctaattttgacaacctcagcaGAAAGAGCCTCGCGCCCCCCTCAGGCGCCCCTCCTATGGGGGCCgagaccccaggttgggaaccaatgtcTTAGAGGATGAATCTGGACCTGATAAACAAATGTAATGAAActacttaaatacattttgtgaatgacttcctgttcaggttcaggttcctCGAGGTCGCCTCTTCGCCTTCGACTCTGAAGGACAGCACGTCCTGACCTGTTCGAGCAGCGGAGGACTCATATACCGAGTAAATACACCTTTACCTTCATCAGCACAGATCCACCTTTAACCAACATCAACCTTGTTCAAACTTTTAATTCTCAAACTTCTAACTCTCAAACTCCTCCTTCAATGTGTATTCATCCTCCAGCTCACCAACGGGGAGCCAGCTCTGGAGAGCGTGCTGTCACTGGGAGGGCACAAAGCGCCCGTGGTGACGGTCGATTGGTGCTCGGCTGTGGACTGCGGCACCTGCCTGACCGCCTCCATGGACGGAAAGATCAAACTGAGCACGCTCCTGGCACAGAAGTCCTGACTGAGGGATCCAAGGTCGTCAGAGTTTTAATGgcgttgtcatggtaacagtatCTAATAAATATCGTAGTGGTCTGCATCAAAAGCCCATTgagctgtttttaattttacattaacattaaaatcCTACTGAAAGCAAACACTGAGAGCTTGTGTCTTTCTTATCAAGCAGCCTAATGccacatccagcagagaatttAAGATCTGTAGGCAAGACCCTTAGTGCAGAAAGCATCAGcgtataaaaacatttatattcatGTCTGCCTTGTTTTATGGGATATGTAGACAGGGCTGTTTCCAGCTGTTTGGAGGTAGAATGGAGGGATTTCAAACTCTTTAAGATGATCCATTGAGATGCATCAATCTATTACACTTTAAGAGGAAAACAGGCTAACTTTGTTGAAACCCCTCTCTTAAATTCAAACTAAACATCTCAAGTTGACCCAAGCCAGTAGACCTCcagaaaataataagaaaaggTAAACAAAGAGGCTCCTCTACGTCGATAAACAGCTGCAACAGATGCGTCATTTACCTAAAAAAATTGAGAGGTTTGAGAATATTTTCTACacaatcaaagaaaacattgaCACTTGATTATCCCGTCAGACGGAGCAGCATAACACGATGTTTCTCTAGAATGTATAGTATTAGTTGATTATTCTTTAAACAGAGGGGGCAAGAATCAAAAACCTTCATCTGATCGTCTGTCCTGATGTAACTTGTATGTGAAGTGTGTGAACAACACTGCAGTCTcagtttacagactgatgctgtCTCATAGAACAGCTGGTGAGCATCGATGGCATCTGCTCGCCCCCCCTCACTCCTCTGTTTTAAACTATAAACTGGTCATTGACCAAGTCTGTGTGAACTCTTGGTGCGGGGCctgtttgagtttaaaatgCTCAAAGATCAGTATGAGCTGCTGTTGATATTGCAAGTAGGTGTATTAAGAATCCTGAACCTCCCATTTAATCAATCAGAAAGTATGACGTCATCTTATTAGAATTACATCAGTCAGCACCCTCAACTATGACAGACTTCCAGCACACCTGCTCTCCGTTAACTCTGCAGATATACGAAGTTGATGAAAGGGGGCCACTTGGCATTTAAAAGTGTGCATCAGAGCTCTGCTGTACCTGCTGATGTGAGAGCCCCACACCCACAGATTGAACAGGACTGCACCTGAAAATCCTCAGAAACAGGATTAACCGAGTGAGTCAGCATGAGCAATATCAGAACCCAGAAGCTGAATCAGCTGCATGGAATTCTTCATTTACTTTCAACGGCCTTTGCGTTTCCTGCTGTGACTTGTCAAAAATTATGCTATAATGCTATATAGTTTGAATCACGTGTTAACTAACTTATTTTGGAACACATCGTAAGGGTTAGGGCCCATCAGAGCCTTATAAGGGCCCCTTAGGGCCTGGGGGGCCTAAAGAGCAGTTTGTCAGTAAGGGGTGGTGCTGGGAAACTAGTTTCTGTGTGACCTAGTGTTACTCAGTCTGGGGAGGAAGTAGCTCTGTTTGTAtgaacttgggttgggaactggagggtcgccggttcaagtcctggtgtggACCAAAGAATGGAAGTTattctggttgctggagagatgccaggtGACTTCCCCAGGGCTCCCAATGTGCCCTTGGGCTGAACCCCCAACAGCCCTTGctgctctgacatctctccattaatacaTGTCAATAAGTCCTTccagtgcatgtgtgtagttTGGGACCGTAAACAACATGCTGTTcgctcaataacagagtgtatagccagaatttcccctcggggattaataaagtatgttaaattaaataaaatgaaaattgcACTGCAGTAACTGTTTTGTACCACAAGGGGCGCACGAACACTCTAAACTGTAATTCCTTCAATCGAAGAAGAAGCTGaagcaacaacaataacagacaGCTAGCTACAGTAAGAAGAAAATCTACAAATGTTCCCGTGTTGAACAAGTAAAGCTTGttttaacacacatttatagGACGTGTCCGTGAGTAGAGTGCATACTAAACGTGCACTGAGGTAAATTCAGACgccatattgtgttttttacataaataagaTGCAGCAACTGTTGTGACGCGCAGACGATATTAGCTGGTTAGCTGCGTCGTTAGCCTGTTTGCAGAGGTGGACCGTCCGGTTCTCTTGTTCGGTTTTCTGTTTAATGTCACCGGGCTCCGGTACCGCGTGCAGTCATGGAGAGCCTGTACAAGCGAAAAATGTTCGCGTCGATGCGGAAAACCAAAGTAGACGCGtcgaagaagaagcagatcgGCCTACCCGCCTCTATCCTGGACGACAGTGACGAaggctccttctcctcctcctcctcctcgtctgcGTCCCAATCCGACTACCAGAGCTCCCGGGAGGAGGACAGCGAGCAGGAGGACAAGGGCCGCAGCGACTCCGGGGCGTCTTCCAGCGATGACAGCCGCTCGGTGACCCGCAGGAAGCGCTCCTTCCTCGGAGGCGACGACAGCTCCTCTTCGTACAGTCCAGGCGATGAGGATGAAGATAAGAAGGGGGACAGGAGCCAGCCGAAGAGGATGGTGCAGCCCAAGAAGCGGAGCAGGCTGCAGCGGCGGGACGACTCGGACTCGGACCATGCCGAGGAGAAgcggaaagaggaggaggagaaggcgaAGAAGAGGCAGAGACACAACAAGCTGCTGGCGCTGTCCCGGAGGATGAAGGCCCGGGTGCCTCGCAGGGGGAGGAACCGTATAAAGCAGGTACTGTTTCTGACTCATCACACCTTTTTTATTCAGCATCTGAACCTCCTGGCAAGGTAAACGTGAAAATCATAATAGTAGACAATTGGCTATCTTGAGTTGAGTGGTTTTACAAGTTGTTATTTTGAATGATTCAAGCAAAAGAAGCACAAAGATACAACATCACATCCACTtcaaagctgttgtttttttgttttgttttttcagggtggcgatgatgatgatgaagagtccaaagaagatgaggatgatgatggtgatgttaAAGATGGAGGCAGAGGAGAAAACGGAAACAAGAGAAAGGCTGCAGAGGATGACAAAGGAGGCAAAGAGAAGGTAAAAAAGGTCGAGGAAGAACATGACGAGAAAGACACGGATGAGGACGATGAGGACGATgacgatgaggaggaggaggaggaggaggaggagaaggagaagaagtagATCCAGACCCTGATGGAGAACAAAGATGGAGGTTGAACGTGGATAACTTTCTAAGCCGACTCGTAACTGTAGATTtgtgcagttttcttttctctttcatcatttaaagaagaaacaaaacactttaaacTGAAGGTACAAGATTTCCAACGAGGACAtgcgaaagaaaaaaaaatagttggAAAGCTTCATTGACCGGataagctttttattttataaacaaaGAGACGCCTGAAATGGGACACAGCTTTAACGCTCTAGTGCTGAGATTTAAACGTAAACACTTCTCTCCTTGTTGAGTCTCATATTTTATCTCTACTCCTGCTGATTTACAGGCATACGTCCAGTTATATAGTTTCATTTGAAACATCACATGCTCACCCATCACACTGGAGGGCTCAGCCTGTCACCAGCTGTGATGTGGAAAACCAGAAGATTGCACTGAGAAAGCATCAATTCAGTACCAACAATCTTGATATTCAGTTACACATTTCAGATCTTGTAAAGCGACACATGCCAAATATTTGCAGCAGCTTGAATGTGAGGGCTTGTTCCTTTCTTCGTGTCTAGAGGAAAAGACATTTTAGTTTCTGACTGtttgagagacagaaaagacaTTATAATACTCAGCTTAGCATTTCTTGACATTTGAAAGACAATTCtctgtgaaaataataaaggcACATAAATCATAAATGGAAACAAAACTTGTTAGTTTGAGCTCTAATTCTCGTCGTGTGAGGATTTGTGTTGACAGAGAAACACTGCAGTGTTGGTCAGCTGAGAGTTAGATACCTGTTTGATTTCAGGGCATTCAGTATTATTTAAGGCAGGGTTgctcattttctccagatacacgtTTTAAgatttttggttgaaattgtctttaggtcctgacagaaatgaataacaatgattaaaagaaaatgcGTCATCTGTAGCTGTTGTAAGCCTGTAAGTCAGCAGTGACATTTTATCCTTTAATGTTGCTTTTAAGTTGGAACATTTAAGTTAGaatattattgttttaagtGAAGAGGTGTTCTCTCAAAGGTATCAATAACTCTTTCCTGAACTTTAACATTAAGTCATGGACCTCTATGCTCtgagttattttatttttatgatggTTCAAAGCTCTTCAGAAGGTCAGAAATAGAATCCTAAGTTCAACCTTGTATAACTGACTTATGACAATAGATCAGCAGCGTTCATCCCATCCCGTGTTCATGCTGCCACCCAGTGGGCGGGGCTTCATCAAGGACAGCTTACACATCTGCGAGTCGTGACGCCAATCTGGTAGAAAGATTAGCTCAaagaaatgttctgttttaaactCGACAAACTACGGAGTGGTCTGACTTTTGTTCCTTACTGCAGTGACGAGGCGTTCTCCTGAATGTGTGGTGTGGATGGACATTTGCTGCCGAGGCTTCTGGGTAATGCAGTATTTAGAGACATTGGAAATACCCAGGAGAAGCGCTCAGATCTTTTTGTTGCACCTTGCTCTCTTTTAAGTTTCTTAGAACGAGATGAAATCGGTCCCTGCATAGCAGACctctttatgttttgtgtaCGTGATGGCATCGCTGTCTGACAGCTTTCCTCCTGAAGATTCAGACCGAATGATTTCAGCCCGGGACGGACACTCTTGTACATTTAACTGTataatagctttttttatttgttacaaATCACAGTGTTTGCAGGAATGTCGGTGTTGTTTGGTAGTTCTGTCCATCTCTACTGAGCATGCTTCACTTTGTTTCATATCTTTGGGTTTGGGACTGTTGGTTGGACAAAAAGACGACATTTTAAAGGATTATTCCAGGATTTTCAAGTCTAGGTGGAGACCTTGGTCTTGTTGTGACATTGTGGGGGGTCGGTTCAATTTGGTGAGTGAAGAAAAAGATGTGATTACCAACTTCACAAACGACCAAAGACGGTGTGTtcatcacaaacaaaacataaactcaTCCAAGAGAATAACTCTTATCAACCTTAAAGTGAATGTTTTCCTTTAAAGTGACATCACAGAAAGATGGACAGAACtataaaaatacaattcataTGCTTTGCTGTTGCATTTGTATATTGTCATGAGAGATTTTCATACTTGCAGGAAACAGATTGCAGATAACCTTTAGCTTTctctgaaagacattttttttaaaaacatggacataaaggtaaaacaggaagtcaaatacAGTGTGTTCTGTGAAGATAATTAATCTGAGCAGCTGACATTAAAGCTTTCCttctcctttttatttcttactCTGATGACTGCTACAgcgctgcattcatgtgctaaTGTAAAAATTGGACAAATGATGTCCCTAAAGAGATTTAGCTTTTcccctccttcctttcttctATCCTCTGCATTAAAACATCTGATCCTTACTCAGCGTGATTTGCTGGTTTCTGAGTTCCCACGCCCGTGAAGAAGATGAACGCTGGTGGGAATCTGTAAAGAACAATTTTTTATGTCACGTTTTCAGTCTGCAGTTGCTCAAACTGAATTTATGTTTTGAAGTGTTTAAGAGCCTTGTggcctttttctgcttttcgcTGGATGATCtgactcctctgtgtgtgttgtacagAATAGtaaccaccacaaacacacattatagTTGCATatcagtggtgtgtgtgtgttcatttgttttcagtgtgtttctgtagAAAGCTTGTCAGACCAAACCTGCCCTGTTGGAAACACCTCTTTATTAATAAAGTTTCCCTTTTTTGCGACAAACTGGTTGTCTTGGAAATTATCACATCTATACTTGGTGTTGTGTTTGTCACAATTTCCTTAACCACATGTCCAGATG from Labrus bergylta chromosome 17, fLabBer1.1, whole genome shotgun sequence encodes the following:
- the wdr91 gene encoding WD repeat-containing protein 91, coding for MGSAVERTDEHVREYLIYRGFTSTLKNLDSEIKADKEKGFRVDKIIDQLQQFVQNFDLFGLKEYWLYLDRRLFCRLEDVYRATVNKLRTSLYRYYVINTIQKGNLEKTQEFFQKQALELQVQAEWRDWFILPFIPLPEQNSAFSPYFSRQWADTFLVSLHNFLSVLFQCMPQPVLLSFDAEVQRTTSLTEENDQLRQLLFALQTENRDQRDGDEVVHHKLPVYVQNMDRLGDTELDLVSSTRTVSATTTPSRNFFSTFLPQAKRTPGKPPQVITVSSPSQVAVGRKDLPTNPPAKSKDVVQSKEVKPVSSQASTSDPVSSQSQQSTNQSTNQQAHPRHKRIQDHEKERKELFSKPLSQAPEKKGEGGEVEPVAESTSEPPESSSTKSSGGGAEGGGLSTEQPFIKLSQEEYGEHHSSIMHCRVDSSGRRVASLDVDGVIKVWSFNPIMQTKATIMSKSPLLSLEWATKPDRLLLLGSGVGTVRLYDTDAKKNLYEMNIDETHPRILSLACSPSGSSFVCSAAAVSRSGSLETVPRLPLPVSGQLLLWDTKTVKQQVQFSLEPEPVAINCTAFNHNGNLLVTGAADGCIRLFDMQRYESAMSWRAHDGEVYSVEFSYDENTVFSIGEDGKFIQWNIHRCGVKQSEQALPQDATGPFVLSGYSGYKQVQVPRGRLFAFDSEGQHVLTCSSSGGLIYRLTNGEPALESVLSLGGHKAPVVTVDWCSAVDCGTCLTASMDGKIKLSTLLAQKS
- the ccdc82 gene encoding coiled-coil domain-containing protein 82 — encoded protein: MESLYKRKMFASMRKTKVDASKKKQIGLPASILDDSDEGSFSSSSSSSASQSDYQSSREEDSEQEDKGRSDSGASSSDDSRSVTRRKRSFLGGDDSSSSYSPGDEDEDKKGDRSQPKRMVQPKKRSRLQRRDDSDSDHAEEKRKEEEEKAKKRQRHNKLLALSRRMKARVPRRGRNRIKQGGDDDDEESKEDEDDDGDVKDGGRGENGNKRKAAEDDKGGKEKVKKVEEEHDEKDTDEDDEDDDDEEEEEEEEEKEKK